In one Bacteroidota bacterium genomic region, the following are encoded:
- a CDS encoding DUF2007 domain-containing protein — MKTIAIATCKDAIEANFIKNKLELAGIDSFLTNENAATLLPHLFMGSNSGVQIFINDSDIEEAKKIVDLHLGNNEIHIVCPKCSSKNVTVSLGKNKLHNFFKIFISLFANTAPQSNFYSYRCTDCKAEFKI, encoded by the coding sequence ATGAAAACAATCGCAATAGCTACTTGTAAAGATGCAATTGAGGCCAATTTCATCAAGAACAAACTTGAACTAGCAGGCATTGACAGTTTTCTTACAAATGAAAATGCTGCAACTTTATTACCTCATCTTTTTATGGGTTCAAATTCTGGAGTTCAAATTTTTATTAATGATTCAGACATCGAGGAAGCTAAAAAAATTGTTGATTTACATTTGGGCAACAACGAAATACACATCGTTTGCCCAAAGTGTAGTTCGAAAAACGTGACTGTAAGTTTAGGAAAAAATAAACTCCATAATTTCTTTAAAATATTCATTTCACTCTTTGCGAACACTGCACCGCAAAGCAATTTTTACAGTTATAGATGCACGGACTGTAAAGCCGAATTTAAAATTTGA
- a CDS encoding M20/M25/M40 family metallo-hydrolase yields the protein MRIRVKVFSLVLALSLSLSTAVYTQHINKALINEWVQPHLQKSFSELKAFLSIPNDSHFENQILENMQWLEEAFKKRNFNTVVLKSKGNPSLFAEKAIDSNLKTVLFYMHFDGQPVDSSKWLQPNPYTPVLKQKNQAGGWDIVDWNLLQYAPDEELRFFCRSSSDDKSPINMLLSALDILNANNHKPAFNIKVILDSEEEMGSPNLPDIVDNYHDLLASDMMLILDGPRHISNKPSIFFGCRGLASVEITIFGPKNAQHSGHYGNYAPNPALSLAKLLATMKDDEGKVIIPGFYDGIKMDKKTLEILAQVPDDINEINQNLGIAIPDRVGADYQQSLQYPSLNIRGMSSGWVGSEARTIVPTTATAALDIRLVVESNPVRLINLVKKHIEGQGFYVINHLPNDQERAKYPKIAMFNSGFENLAFRTEFDSEIGKWVNRSLIKAFEEQPVRVRTTGGTVPISAFISKLGIEAVILPMVNLDNNQHGPNENLRLGNYIDGIKTIVALLTEKI from the coding sequence ATGCGTATTCGTGTAAAAGTTTTCTCTCTGGTTCTGGCCCTTTCGCTTTCATTATCAACAGCAGTTTATACCCAACATATTAATAAAGCTTTGATTAATGAATGGGTTCAGCCTCATTTGCAAAAATCTTTTTCTGAATTGAAAGCGTTTTTGAGTATCCCCAATGATTCGCATTTTGAGAACCAAATTTTGGAAAACATGCAATGGCTCGAAGAAGCTTTCAAGAAGCGGAATTTTAATACTGTTGTTTTAAAATCGAAGGGAAACCCATCACTATTTGCAGAAAAAGCGATTGATTCGAATCTTAAAACGGTACTTTTTTATATGCATTTCGATGGGCAGCCTGTTGATTCTTCAAAATGGTTACAGCCGAATCCTTACACCCCGGTTTTAAAACAAAAAAATCAAGCGGGTGGATGGGATATAGTGGATTGGAATCTTTTGCAATATGCCCCTGATGAAGAATTGCGGTTTTTCTGTCGTTCATCGTCGGATGATAAATCACCAATAAATATGCTGCTTTCTGCACTTGATATATTAAATGCAAATAATCATAAGCCGGCTTTTAATATAAAAGTAATATTGGATAGTGAAGAGGAAATGGGCTCCCCAAATTTGCCTGACATTGTTGATAATTACCATGATCTTTTAGCTTCAGACATGATGCTAATTCTTGATGGACCCCGACATATCAGTAATAAGCCAAGTATTTTCTTCGGTTGCAGGGGTTTAGCTTCTGTCGAGATTACGATTTTTGGCCCAAAGAATGCACAGCACAGCGGCCATTATGGAAATTATGCGCCAAACCCTGCTTTAAGCCTGGCTAAATTATTAGCCACAATGAAGGATGATGAAGGCAAGGTAATTATTCCCGGCTTTTATGATGGAATTAAGATGGATAAAAAAACTTTAGAAATATTGGCACAAGTACCTGATGACATAAATGAAATCAATCAAAATCTGGGGATCGCAATACCAGACAGGGTAGGAGCCGATTATCAACAATCCTTGCAATATCCTTCACTAAATATTCGAGGAATGTCATCCGGATGGGTTGGCTCTGAGGCCAGAACTATTGTTCCAACTACGGCAACTGCTGCGCTGGATATTAGGTTAGTGGTTGAAAGTAATCCGGTAAGACTGATCAATTTAGTAAAAAAACACATTGAAGGACAGGGTTTTTATGTAATTAATCATCTTCCTAACGATCAGGAGCGGGCTAAATATCCAAAAATCGCGATGTTTAATTCAGGGTTCGAAAATTTAGCTTTCAGAACCGAATTTGACTCGGAAATAGGGAAATGGGTGAACCGATCATTGATAAAAGCATTTGAAGAACAGCCGGTAAGGGTGAGAACAACAGGGGGTACGGTGCCGATATCAGCGTTTATAAGTAAACTAGGGATCGAGGCTGTAATTCTTCCAATGGTTAATTTAGATAACAATCAGCATGGACCAAATGAAAATTTGAGGTTAGGCAATTACATAGATGGGATTAAAACTATTGTTGCTTTGCTTACCGAAAAAATCTAA
- a CDS encoding class I SAM-dependent methyltransferase: MKTRQLKEQKFWDKFARYYDLFIKKTLGKTYEVILENIDTALYPNQNVLEIGTGTGIIPFTICTKVNSVVATDISPEMILIAKQKQSELHIKNIDFQVQDAYQLSIADHSFDLVIASNILHLLYEPEQPISEIKRVMKDDGIFIAPTFCVGESLKSKIISSIAGALSGFKIVNKWCINDFKSVLIDNGFEIKKFVKVEGRFPLVYVVMKKSS, translated from the coding sequence ATGAAAACCCGTCAACTTAAAGAGCAGAAATTCTGGGATAAATTTGCCCGTTATTATGATTTATTTATCAAAAAAACGCTAGGCAAAACCTATGAAGTTATCTTAGAAAATATAGATACAGCGCTTTATCCCAATCAAAATGTTTTGGAAATTGGCACGGGAACAGGAATTATTCCTTTTACAATTTGCACCAAAGTAAATTCCGTAGTTGCTACAGATATTTCGCCCGAAATGATCCTGATTGCCAAACAAAAGCAAAGCGAATTACACATCAAAAATATTGATTTTCAGGTCCAGGATGCTTATCAATTAAGCATCGCCGATCATTCGTTCGATCTGGTAATTGCTTCCAATATCTTACACCTACTTTATGAACCTGAACAACCCATCAGCGAAATTAAAAGAGTGATGAAAGATGATGGAATTTTTATTGCTCCTACTTTTTGTGTTGGCGAAAGCCTGAAAAGCAAAATCATCTCAAGCATTGCTGGTGCACTGAGCGGTTTTAAAATTGTGAACAAATGGTGCATCAATGATTTTAAAAGTGTGTTAATTGACAATGGATTTGAAATTAAAAAATTTGTGAAAGTTGAAGGTAGATTCCCACTTGTCTATGTTGTAATGAAAAAATCCTCCTGA
- a CDS encoding M20/M25/M40 family metallo-hydrolase, protein MKLKFLSFIFLLAILASCNQKVSDLRQAENSINVIDMEKHVITLASDEFLGRQPFTEGEEKTVYYLKSVFENLGLEGANKGSYFQEVPMVEITFGSPEKLELKTSGGILELELIKDYVFSTSQVKEQINVENSELVFAGYGIVAPEFNRNDYEDLDCKGKTVLVLVNDPGLITQDPAIFNGNAMTYYGRWSYKYEEAARQGATGVLVIHDTKGAGYPWKVITNTADNKLFIQSEDGNLSNCELNGWITDEATSRLFEQCGLNFKEISKQALSSEFKPVSLNTKLSITMNNKLRYASSKNVLAMLKGTDLADECIVYTAHWDHFGIGPVMNGDSIYNGSADNGIPIAAMLETAKAFANLKQKPRRTVIFLAITAEETGLLGSKYYVENPVIPVQKTVANLNYELFLPIGRMRDVTITGFGQSELDRYVEEAAKEQDRYIMADPFPENGMYYRSDHFSFARQGVPSLFIKGWSDHREKGKDFATEKINYYWANTYHKPSDEYDPATADLSGNVEDAKLFFKIGMKLAMENNFPKWSEDSEFRAMREK, encoded by the coding sequence ATGAAATTGAAATTTCTATCCTTTATTTTTTTGCTTGCAATATTGGCAAGCTGTAATCAAAAAGTTTCTGACCTTCGACAAGCAGAGAATAGTATTAATGTAATTGATATGGAAAAACATGTCATCACGCTTGCATCTGATGAGTTTTTAGGACGTCAGCCATTCACCGAAGGGGAAGAAAAAACAGTTTATTATCTAAAGTCTGTGTTTGAAAATTTAGGCTTAGAAGGTGCTAATAAAGGCAGCTATTTTCAAGAGGTACCCATGGTTGAAATTACATTTGGCTCACCTGAAAAACTGGAATTGAAGACTTCTGGTGGGATTTTGGAATTGGAGTTAATTAAAGATTATGTTTTTTCGACAAGTCAGGTTAAGGAGCAAATAAATGTTGAAAATTCTGAGCTGGTTTTTGCAGGTTATGGAATAGTGGCTCCTGAATTTAACCGAAACGATTATGAAGACTTGGATTGCAAAGGTAAAACTGTTCTGGTATTGGTAAATGACCCTGGTTTGATAACTCAGGACCCTGCAATATTTAATGGGAATGCCATGACTTATTATGGTCGTTGGTCATATAAATATGAAGAAGCAGCTCGTCAGGGTGCAACCGGAGTTCTTGTAATTCATGACACGAAAGGGGCGGGATATCCCTGGAAAGTGATAACAAATACTGCCGATAATAAGCTCTTTATTCAGTCAGAAGATGGAAATTTGTCGAATTGTGAGTTGAATGGATGGATTACTGATGAAGCAACTTCAAGACTTTTTGAGCAATGCGGGTTGAATTTTAAAGAAATATCAAAGCAAGCATTAAGCTCAGAATTCAAACCTGTTTCATTGAACACAAAGCTCAGTATTACCATGAACAATAAATTGCGTTACGCAAGTTCTAAAAATGTACTGGCGATGTTAAAGGGAACCGATCTGGCCGACGAATGTATTGTTTATACTGCTCATTGGGACCATTTTGGTATTGGCCCTGTGATGAATGGAGATTCCATATATAACGGTTCAGCAGATAACGGAATCCCAATAGCTGCAATGCTTGAGACTGCTAAAGCCTTCGCTAATTTAAAACAGAAACCCAGACGAACTGTTATTTTCTTAGCCATAACAGCTGAAGAAACCGGGTTGCTGGGATCAAAGTATTATGTCGAAAATCCGGTAATTCCTGTTCAGAAAACAGTTGCAAATTTAAATTATGAATTATTTTTACCCATTGGCCGGATGAGAGATGTTACCATTACAGGGTTTGGGCAATCCGAACTTGACAGATACGTGGAAGAAGCCGCAAAGGAACAAGATCGATATATTATGGCCGATCCTTTTCCTGAAAATGGAATGTATTACCGTTCTGATCATTTTAGCTTTGCACGACAGGGAGTTCCTTCATTATTTATAAAAGGATGGTCGGATCACCGCGAAAAAGGAAAGGATTTTGCCACTGAAAAAATAAACTATTATTGGGCAAATACATATCACAAGCCTTCAGATGAATATGATCCGGCAACGGCAGATTTGTCGGGGAATGTTGAAGATGCCAAATTATTCTTTAAAATAGGAATGAAATTGGCGATGGAAAACAATTTTCCAAAGTGGTCTGAAGATTCTGAATTTAGAGCCATGCGAGAAAAATAA
- the corA gene encoding magnesium/cobalt transporter CorA, with product MNENPKSLSKKAGLPPGALVHIGTRKANKIKVTVIDYNETNFSEVNCKTIEECFPYKDTSSVSWINIDGLHDTEAIGKIGQHYGLHPLLLEDVLNTSHRPKVEEFDDYLFLALQMFEISKDGKYVVSEQISLVLGKNWVISFQEKEGDVFDTIRQRIKEKKGNIRHKGTDYLMYRLIDTVVDNYFFVTEHLTDVIEKLEEKVMNNQDKETLQEIQHLKKQFVNLRKSVMPLREAVSSLQKDGNEFVKPDTIRYLRDVYEHLIQVNETIDSERDRLASIMELYLSGVSNKMNQIMKILTIIATIFIPLTFIAGVYGMNFDNMPELHWQYGYFAVWGVMLAVIFIMIMFFKRKRWL from the coding sequence ATGAATGAAAATCCAAAATCATTATCCAAAAAAGCTGGTTTACCTCCGGGAGCCTTGGTTCACATCGGGACACGCAAAGCCAACAAAATAAAAGTCACGGTTATTGATTACAACGAAACGAATTTTTCGGAAGTCAATTGCAAAACAATTGAGGAATGCTTTCCATACAAAGATACCTCTTCCGTGAGTTGGATTAACATTGATGGGTTGCATGATACGGAAGCTATCGGGAAGATTGGCCAACATTATGGACTGCATCCGCTTTTGCTTGAAGATGTACTAAATACGAGTCATCGTCCCAAAGTTGAAGAATTTGATGATTATCTGTTTCTTGCCCTTCAAATGTTTGAAATAAGTAAAGATGGAAAATATGTTGTTTCGGAACAGATTAGCCTTGTTCTGGGCAAAAATTGGGTAATCTCGTTCCAGGAGAAGGAAGGTGATGTTTTTGATACAATTCGACAACGAATAAAAGAGAAAAAAGGAAATATCAGGCATAAAGGGACTGATTATTTAATGTATCGCTTGATAGATACAGTAGTTGATAACTACTTTTTTGTGACTGAACATTTAACTGATGTCATTGAAAAGCTGGAAGAAAAGGTAATGAATAATCAGGATAAAGAAACCTTGCAAGAAATACAGCATTTGAAAAAGCAATTTGTAAATCTTCGCAAATCAGTTATGCCCTTACGAGAGGCTGTTTCAAGCCTGCAAAAAGATGGGAACGAATTTGTTAAGCCGGACACTATTCGTTATTTAAGAGATGTTTACGAACATCTGATCCAGGTGAACGAAACCATAGATTCAGAGCGGGATAGACTCGCAAGCATCATGGAACTTTACTTATCAGGCGTGAGTAATAAGATGAATCAAATCATGAAGATCTTAACCATCATCGCAACTATTTTTATCCCACTCACCTTTATTGCCGGTGTTTATGGCATGAATTTCGATAACATGCCTGAGCTTCATTGGCAATACGGCTATTTTGCCGTATGGGGAGTTATGCTTGCCGTTATTTTTATCATGATCATGTTCTTTAAACGAAAGCGCTGGTTATAG
- a CDS encoding ERAP1-like C-terminal domain-containing protein — MKKVSYYSMAIILSGIILIACNKSQEIEIVHGVSKTIADHRTQSISNPEYKLHFSIPDSLHQTIEANMSVSLELNDLSHPLLLDFSAPPEYIKEVNANNNAGFEMQNGHLVIPISSLKKGLNRINIVFRAGETSLNRNKEFLYTLFVPDRASTAFPCFDQPNMKAKYTLELSIPKGWTAVSNAPANNTILDEKNARKTIFFDKTDKLSTYLFSFVAGKFEQITRNTDGRQMTMLHREPDSNLVARNVDEIFSLHAKALNWLEDYTQIKYPFKKFDFVAIPFFQYGGMEHAGAIQYRANSLFLEKNATQNQKLARAGLISHETAHMWFGDYVTMKWFDDVWLKEVFAGFMSDKIINPSFPEVNHDLKFLLSHYPAAYEIDRTLGANPIGQQLENMKDAGALYGNIIYHKAPIVMRHLESLMGAEKLRSGLQEYLKNYAFGDATWDQLIEILNKQTEFDLIKWSNIWVKEAGMPIIKTHIEIESNRIKTATISQSDPAGKNRVWPQQLEFELYYDNPEKNKVFDINFDALKVGLNQTTNMDVPLMITPNSKGNAYAYFELDETSKQYLLNNINSFKDPLKRGIAWITLWENMLNLNIDKTQLYQLQLNSLDVETNPLLIGKILAQTGTIYWQFFSKEERQEWTAKSEEKLWNLINSTNDPGLKKNYFDSYQDIALSAEALMKLFDIWEGKTAIKGLELSDNNKTVLAYILALKIPDQSKDILLKQLDRIKNEDRKDEIRFVMPSLSNVDKERDLFFQSLRSPINREHERWVVTSLNYLNHPLRAEYSIKYLKVSLELLQEIQLTGDIFFPKQWLDAVLGGYQSKKAADIVNEFLQDHPDYPENLKAKILQSADFVFRSQNLVQQK; from the coding sequence ATGAAAAAAGTATCATATTATAGTATGGCGATCATATTAAGTGGAATAATCTTAATAGCCTGCAACAAATCCCAAGAAATCGAAATAGTACACGGAGTTTCAAAAACCATTGCTGATCATAGAACCCAAAGTATTTCAAATCCCGAATATAAATTACACTTTTCAATTCCTGATTCACTTCACCAAACGATAGAGGCAAATATGTCTGTTTCATTAGAATTGAATGATTTGTCCCATCCTCTTCTTCTTGATTTTAGTGCCCCGCCTGAGTATATTAAGGAAGTAAATGCAAATAATAACGCCGGATTTGAAATGCAAAACGGCCATCTCGTTATTCCAATTTCATCCTTAAAAAAAGGATTAAATAGAATAAATATCGTTTTCAGGGCCGGGGAAACATCATTAAACAGGAACAAAGAATTTTTGTACACGCTATTTGTCCCCGATCGTGCATCAACTGCTTTCCCCTGTTTTGATCAGCCCAATATGAAAGCCAAATATACCCTTGAGCTTAGCATACCTAAAGGCTGGACTGCCGTTTCGAATGCACCTGCTAACAATACAATACTTGATGAAAAAAATGCGCGGAAAACAATTTTTTTCGATAAAACAGATAAATTAAGTACCTATCTGTTTTCGTTTGTGGCAGGGAAGTTTGAGCAAATTACCAGAAATACCGACGGAAGGCAAATGACCATGCTTCATCGGGAGCCTGATTCAAATCTGGTAGCGCGAAATGTGGATGAGATTTTCAGTTTACATGCCAAAGCATTAAATTGGCTAGAAGATTATACCCAGATAAAATATCCCTTTAAAAAATTTGATTTTGTTGCCATTCCATTTTTTCAATATGGAGGGATGGAACATGCAGGTGCAATTCAATACCGTGCAAATTCATTATTTCTTGAAAAAAACGCAACCCAAAATCAAAAATTGGCCCGTGCAGGTTTAATCTCACACGAAACAGCCCACATGTGGTTTGGCGACTATGTTACCATGAAATGGTTTGATGATGTTTGGCTGAAGGAGGTTTTTGCCGGGTTTATGTCCGATAAAATCATTAACCCTAGTTTCCCCGAGGTTAACCATGATCTTAAATTTTTGCTTTCTCATTATCCGGCAGCTTATGAAATCGATCGAACTTTAGGCGCAAATCCCATTGGTCAGCAACTGGAAAACATGAAAGATGCCGGTGCCTTATATGGCAATATTATCTATCATAAGGCCCCAATTGTGATGAGACATTTGGAGAGTTTAATGGGTGCCGAAAAATTACGATCAGGGTTACAGGAATATTTGAAAAATTACGCATTTGGTGATGCAACCTGGGATCAATTAATTGAAATTTTAAATAAACAAACAGAATTTGACTTAATAAAATGGAGCAATATTTGGGTAAAAGAGGCCGGAATGCCGATTATTAAAACTCATATTGAAATTGAATCCAATAGAATAAAAACAGCAACAATCAGCCAAAGTGACCCTGCCGGTAAAAACAGGGTTTGGCCTCAACAATTAGAATTTGAATTATACTATGATAATCCTGAAAAAAATAAGGTCTTTGATATCAATTTTGACGCGTTAAAAGTAGGACTGAATCAGACAACAAATATGGATGTTCCATTGATGATAACACCTAACAGCAAAGGTAACGCTTATGCTTATTTCGAATTGGATGAAACCAGTAAACAGTACCTGCTCAACAATATTAATTCATTTAAGGACCCGCTTAAACGGGGGATTGCCTGGATAACCCTTTGGGAGAATATGTTGAATTTAAATATAGACAAAACTCAACTTTACCAACTTCAACTAAATTCACTGGATGTCGAAACCAATCCGCTGTTAATTGGTAAGATTCTGGCTCAAACCGGTACCATTTACTGGCAATTTTTTTCTAAGGAGGAAAGGCAGGAATGGACTGCCAAATCGGAAGAAAAACTGTGGAATTTAATAAATAGCACGAATGATCCCGGACTTAAAAAGAATTATTTTGACAGCTACCAGGATATTGCCCTGAGTGCTGAAGCCCTTATGAAATTATTTGATATTTGGGAAGGTAAAACAGCAATTAAAGGCTTGGAATTATCGGATAATAATAAAACCGTACTGGCCTATATCTTGGCTCTAAAAATCCCTGATCAAAGCAAAGATATTCTCCTTAAACAACTAGATCGGATAAAGAATGAGGACCGTAAAGACGAGATCAGGTTTGTGATGCCTTCTTTATCAAATGTTGATAAGGAACGAGATTTGTTTTTCCAGAGTTTGCGAAGCCCTATAAACCGTGAACATGAGCGATGGGTCGTAACCTCATTGAATTATCTGAATCACCCTTTACGTGCCGAATATTCAATAAAATATTTGAAAGTGAGCCTGGAACTTTTACAGGAAATTCAGTTAACGGGTGATATCTTTTTCCCTAAACAATGGTTAGATGCCGTGCTTGGTGGATATCAGTCGAAAAAAGCGGCAGATATTGTAAATGAATTTCTGCAAGATCATCCGGATTATCCCGAAAACTTGAAGGCCAAAATATTACAATCAGCTGATTTTGTTTTCAGATCACAGAATCTGGTTCAACAAAAATAA